The following coding sequences lie in one Schistosoma mansoni strain Puerto Rico chromosome 3, complete genome genomic window:
- a CDS encoding putative aminoadipate-semialdehyde dehydrogenase has product MFYSTFMKATRIREAFCHGLWSPTKSDFLFSLNCLSLNEQQVALRFAYQRDVLSSMVGKLLIRRTAVRYLEISPHDVKLERSPEGRPYILGYSDVLDFNISHGGDFTIIAATSEGRCGTDVMPIELPAFQRSVNDFVLKMKDIFSSTEVNRILSSGSEAEKMRKFYEHWCFKEAYVKALGCGLRIPLKTIECQFSDGGNELSLANELINQPDKNWAFEKHNLPQNHLAVVAWSENTYEAKTSTSFSQLTFEQLVDKLAVLSPVDNTAWDQFLRKPHSPPSSRQRIQVD; this is encoded by the exons ATGTTTTATTCTACTTTCATGAAGGCAACAAGAATTCGAGAAGCATTTTGCCATGGTTTGTGGTCGCCTACTAAGTCTGACTTTCTTTTTTCCCTTAACTGTCTTTCCCTGAATGAACAACAAGTAGCTTTGCGTTTCGCTTACCAACGAGATGTACTTAGTTCTATG GTTGGAAAGCTACTTATCCGTCGAACAGCTGTACGATACCTTGAAATTTCTCCACATGATGTTAAACTAGAACGTTCTCCGGAAGGAAGGCCATATATTTTGGGTTATTCTGATGTGTTGGACTTCAATATTTCACATGGTGGCGACTTCACCATAATTGCTGCAACTTCTGAGGGCCGATGTGGGACTGATGTCATGCCTATAGAACTGCCAG CATTTCAAAGGTCCGTAAATGACTTCGTTTTGAAAATGAAGGACATATTTTCCTCTACAGAAGTGAACCGTATTTTATCTTCTGGGTCTGAAGCTgaaaaaatgagaaaatttTATGAACATTGG TGTTTTAAAGAAGCTTATGTTAAAGCTTTAGGATGTGGACTTCGTATCCCCTTAAAAACAATAGAATGCCAATTTTCTGACGGTGGCAATGAATTGTCGCTTGCCAATGAGCTCATAAATCAGCCAGATAAAAATTGGGCCTTTGAAAAACATAATCTACCTCAAAATCATCTGGCAGTAGTTGCTTGGTCTGAAAATACATAT GAGGCCAAAACCAGTACCTCATTCTCCCAGCTGACATTTGAACAGTTAGTGGATAAGTTAGCAGTCCTATCGCCTGTAGATAATACTGCTTGGGATCAATTTTTGAGGAAACCTCATTCACCACCATCATCTCGTCAACGAATTCAAGTTGATTAA